TCGCCGGTCTGAAGATCGGCGACAGCGTTCACATTTCGAATGTGAAGCTGCCGAAGAACATCTCGCCTGTAATCGCCGACCGTGACTTCACGATCGCAACGATCGTTGCTCCGGCTGGCGGCGTTGCTGAAGAAGAAGAAGAAGCCGGCGAAGCTTCTGAATAATAATCTGCGGCCATAAGGCCAGACAGATTTGAGCTAAAAGGCCCGTTCCGTTTTTCGGAACGGGCCTTTTAGTTTTTATGAACTTTAAAAGCAAAAACCTCTCGCCGCGTGCAGGATGCCGGTCCCGTTTCAGCGTGAATTAACAATTCCATGAAACGATGCCCATTGCGTTATCGTGAAAACACCGGACGGGTTGAAGAAATACAGTGAGGATACAAGGCCGTTGCCGAAAACCTCAAGGATGTCTCTCCGGACGGGGCGGAAACGGGGCGCAGTTATCTGGGGTAGAGGGTACTGCAATAGAACATGGCTCATTCCGTCGAAAGTCGCTTTATCGCGATTGTTTCCGGTGCACTTCTCACAGTGGTCGCCCCGCTTTTCACCCTTTTGCTGACCCTCTCCTATCACGAGGCTATCCGTAGCCAGCGCAATCACCTTGAGATCCTGCTGTCAACCAATGCGCAGGCGCTTGCCCGCCCGCTATGGGATCTCGACGACGACACCATAAATCAGATTACCGGCACCCTCGTCTCCGACCCCGTGATCCGCATGGTCGAGGTCAAGGATACCTCTGGCCAGCTGGACATCATCCAGACGGCCGGCAGCGACATCATTCAGGATGCAGCCTCCACGACCCGCGAAGTGACCTACAAAACCACAAACGGTGTCGTCACCGTCGGGCAACTGACAGTCTATTACGACGATATCGGTCTTCTGACCTCTCTCAGCCGCACCGAACTGGCGTTCATCACAATTTTCATTCTCGCCATTCTCACCACCGTTCTTGCGGCCATCGCAGGCAACCGCTTCATGGTCATCCGCCCGCTGATGCGGCTGGCGGCAGCGATAGAAGCGACACGCCGCGTCGGCTCCCGCCACCATGTCGACTGGCGCTCGAAGGACGAGATCGGCAGGTTGGCAAAAAGCTTCAACGAAATGCAGACCCAGCTTGAAAAGGAAGAGCTGGAAATCAAGCATGCCCATGAGCGGAAGACGGAAATCTACAATCGCACACCCGCCATGCTGTTCTCGCTTGACAGATACGACAGGATTGCCGCGGTCAGCGACTATTGGGTGCAGGCGACCGGTTATGATCGGGCCAGAATACTCGGCCTGAATTTCGCCGACCTCATCCACCCGGATGACCGGTCCCTTTTCCTGCAGCGCAAGGCGGCGCAACATTCGCCCGACGCCGCACATGCGGGTATAACGGTGCGTTTTCATTGCATGGATGGCAGCGTTATGGACGCCCTCATCCTTGAAAAAGCCCTTGATTCCGGCAACGCACATCAGGGCACATATCTCTGCGTCATGACTGACGTGACGGAGTTGCGCCAGTCGGAAAAGCGCAACCGCCAGCAGGCTATTTCCGACCATTTGACCGGTCTCTTCAATCGCCAGGGTTTCGAGGCCATTCTCGACGTGCAGATCCGTGACGCCGACAGGAACGGCAGCGAACTGGCATGCCTTTTCATAGACCTCGACCGGTTCAAGGCCATCAACGACAATCTCGGCCATGCGGCGGGCGATGCGGTTCTGCGGGAATTCACGCTGAAAATCGAACCACTGCTGACACCGCTGGACAGCGCGTCGCGTCTGGGCGGCGACGAATTCGCCATCCTGCTTGCTGGCGACAAGGTGGAGGAGCGCGCCCAGCTGTTCTGCGAGCGGATTTGCACCATGCTGGACACGCCCTTCGAGATCGAAGGCAACAGCATCCGTCTCAGCGCCAGCATCGGCATGGCGATCTACCCGCTGCATGCCGCAAGCGCGTCCGAACTTTTGCAGAATGCCGACATGGCCATGTATACCCGCAAGAGAACGGGCAAGAACGGCTCGCAGATCTTCGACAGCTCGATCATGGACCGCGCCCGCGAACATGCGGAACTGGAAAGGGATATTGCGCAGGCGCTTTCCGACAATTGGTTCGAGGCTTATTTCCAGCCGATTCAAGATCTTGCAACGGGCCAGACGGCGGGTTTCGAGGCACTGTTGCGTCTCAACCATCCGGAAAAGGGATTGCTTTCTCCCGCCACGATCATCAGCCTTGCGGAAGAAAACGGCACCATCCATCGCATCGGCAACGTCATCCTCGACCAGTCAATCGCCAATCTGGCCAGACTGTCGCACCTGCCCGGCATGGAGCAATCCTATGTGGCGGTGAATTTTTCGCCGCTGCAGTTCGAACCGGGATTGCCGACCCGTATCGCCGGCGTCCTTCACCGCTACGGCATTCTTCCCAAGCGGCTGATTATCGAGATAACCGAGGCGGTCATCATGAAGGACGATCCGCAAATCCGGGCGATCCTCAATGCCATTCACCAGCTGGGCTGCCGCATCGCGCTGGACGATTTCGGCACCGGTTATTCGTCGCTAAGCTATCTCAGCCGCTTTCCGGTCGACATCGTCAAGATCGATCAGTCCTTCACGCGCTCGATCTGCGACGACACGGTGGAGATAAGGCAGCGCAGCCGCATGCTGGTCGAGGGTATCGCCGCAATCTCACACAAGATGAATTGCTCCGTCATCGCCGAAGGCGTCGAGACGGAAGAGCAGAAGGAGCTTCTGACAGTGATAGGCGCGGATTACGGACAGGGCTATTATTTTGCGCGACCGCAGCCCATTGAACGGCTGATCGCCGCATTGAATGCGGATAACGGCGCAGACCGCGCCGCGGCGCGACAGGCGTAAACCGGTGGGAGCAGCCATGGGATTGATCCGCTTT
This region of Agrobacterium tumefaciens genomic DNA includes:
- a CDS encoding bifunctional diguanylate cyclase/phosphodiesterase, translating into MAHSVESRFIAIVSGALLTVVAPLFTLLLTLSYHEAIRSQRNHLEILLSTNAQALARPLWDLDDDTINQITGTLVSDPVIRMVEVKDTSGQLDIIQTAGSDIIQDAASTTREVTYKTTNGVVTVGQLTVYYDDIGLLTSLSRTELAFITIFILAILTTVLAAIAGNRFMVIRPLMRLAAAIEATRRVGSRHHVDWRSKDEIGRLAKSFNEMQTQLEKEELEIKHAHERKTEIYNRTPAMLFSLDRYDRIAAVSDYWVQATGYDRARILGLNFADLIHPDDRSLFLQRKAAQHSPDAAHAGITVRFHCMDGSVMDALILEKALDSGNAHQGTYLCVMTDVTELRQSEKRNRQQAISDHLTGLFNRQGFEAILDVQIRDADRNGSELACLFIDLDRFKAINDNLGHAAGDAVLREFTLKIEPLLTPLDSASRLGGDEFAILLAGDKVEERAQLFCERICTMLDTPFEIEGNSIRLSASIGMAIYPLHAASASELLQNADMAMYTRKRTGKNGSQIFDSSIMDRAREHAELERDIAQALSDNWFEAYFQPIQDLATGQTAGFEALLRLNHPEKGLLSPATIISLAEENGTIHRIGNVILDQSIANLARLSHLPGMEQSYVAVNFSPLQFEPGLPTRIAGVLHRYGILPKRLIIEITEAVIMKDDPQIRAILNAIHQLGCRIALDDFGTGYSSLSYLSRFPVDIVKIDQSFTRSICDDTVEIRQRSRMLVEGIAAISHKMNCSVIAEGVETEEQKELLTVIGADYGQGYYFARPQPIERLIAALNADNGADRAAARQA